A window of the Deinococcus malanensis genome harbors these coding sequences:
- a CDS encoding pyridoxal phosphate-dependent aminotransferase, with translation MTLPPLVPRVPHGGPTSGPFTGLDFSVNTNPFGPSPALLEVVRQADHATYPDPTYLAVRETLAGWHGVSPHRVCLSVGASDLLHRLVRAFLPAGDSLLSLHAPFGELARAATLQGAAVQVISSISGDLPPQVRLVYVGHPHNPTGHRLPPDELQALAERCGSSGALLILDEAYAPFLPAGPAPLGQAVVRLLSPGKAHGLVGARPAYALASPGVVARLDNLAPAWHIPAGTAALLAALPQAQPFLDLTIPRVSEHAAALASQLACFGPVEHHGTPYMTLTVGDAAAMTTQLLARGIRVRDCTSYGLPRRVRLSTRLPQDNAALQAALHSLRETGQFDG, from the coding sequence ATGACGTTGCCGCCGCTGGTGCCCCGCGTTCCGCACGGCGGTCCGACCTCAGGGCCGTTTACAGGACTGGACTTCAGCGTCAACACCAATCCTTTCGGACCCAGTCCGGCGCTGCTGGAAGTGGTTCGGCAGGCCGACCACGCTACATACCCCGATCCGACCTACTTGGCGGTGCGCGAGACGCTGGCCGGGTGGCACGGCGTCAGCCCGCATAGGGTCTGTCTCAGCGTGGGGGCGTCGGATCTGCTGCACCGCCTGGTCCGTGCGTTCCTGCCAGCCGGAGACTCTCTGCTCAGCCTGCACGCTCCTTTTGGAGAGCTCGCTCGTGCCGCCACGTTGCAGGGCGCTGCGGTGCAGGTGATCTCCTCCATATCGGGAGACCTGCCGCCACAGGTGCGCCTGGTGTACGTGGGACACCCCCACAACCCCACCGGGCACAGGCTGCCCCCGGACGAGCTGCAGGCCCTGGCCGAAAGGTGCGGGTCTTCCGGCGCTCTGCTGATCCTGGATGAGGCCTATGCACCCTTCCTGCCCGCCGGTCCAGCGCCGCTGGGCCAAGCCGTTGTGCGTCTCCTTTCGCCGGGCAAGGCGCACGGGCTGGTGGGGGCGCGGCCCGCGTATGCCCTGGCCTCACCTGGGGTGGTGGCCCGCCTGGACAATCTGGCTCCGGCCTGGCACATCCCTGCTGGAACGGCGGCATTGCTGGCTGCGCTGCCGCAGGCACAGCCATTCCTGGACCTGACCATTCCCCGCGTGAGTGAACACGCGGCGGCACTGGCTTCACAGCTGGCCTGTTTCGGTCCGGTCGAGCACCACGGCACGCCCTACATGACGCTGACGGTGGGCGACGCGGCCGCCATGACGACACAGCTGCTGGCCCGCGGAATCCGGGTCCGCGACTGCACCAGCTACGGTCTTCCCAGGCGCGTCCGGCTCAGCACCCGGCTGCCGCAGGACAATGCTGCGCTGCAGGCCGCTCTACACTCACTCAGGGAGACAGGACAGTTTGATGGGTAA
- the cbiB gene encoding adenosylcobinamide-phosphate synthase CbiB, which translates to MSRRALLLAVALDALGEPPSGWHPVVWMGHYLSWARRRWRATTPAGQLREGAASLALGVGMAGSAGLLASRGPWWVQGAALKPLLARTALFGAVGEVRAALSRDDLNEARRLLAWHLVSRDTSQLSAAEVAGAAIESLAENLSDSVVAPLLAFRLGGLPLAAAYRLCNTADAMWGYRTPELEWAGKTAAHADDLLNLTPARLTAVCTLLATCGSGTREWARDRRRTSSPNAGHPMSAFAGALGVRLDKRGVYVLNPGGREPAAEDLEHALRLARTTVFVAVVALMLPGPRRGHAAGGRK; encoded by the coding sequence ATGAGCCGCCGGGCGCTGCTGCTGGCCGTGGCCCTGGACGCCCTGGGGGAGCCACCTTCTGGCTGGCATCCAGTGGTGTGGATGGGTCATTACCTGAGCTGGGCGCGGCGGCGCTGGCGCGCGACCACCCCCGCCGGGCAGCTGCGCGAGGGCGCTGCAAGCTTGGCGCTGGGCGTAGGAATGGCCGGAAGCGCGGGTCTGCTGGCCTCGCGGGGTCCGTGGTGGGTGCAGGGCGCAGCCCTCAAACCTCTGCTGGCGCGAACGGCTCTGTTCGGCGCCGTGGGCGAGGTGCGGGCCGCACTGTCCCGCGACGACCTCAATGAAGCGCGGCGTCTGCTGGCCTGGCATCTGGTCAGCCGTGACACGTCGCAGCTCAGCGCTGCGGAGGTCGCCGGGGCAGCTATTGAAAGCCTTGCAGAAAATCTGTCGGACAGTGTCGTGGCGCCGCTGCTGGCCTTCCGGTTGGGCGGGCTGCCCCTGGCGGCGGCCTACCGCCTGTGCAATACCGCCGACGCGATGTGGGGATACCGCACACCGGAACTGGAGTGGGCTGGCAAAACGGCTGCCCACGCCGACGACCTGCTGAATCTCACGCCCGCGCGGCTGACCGCCGTGTGCACGTTGCTGGCGACTTGCGGGAGTGGTACCAGGGAGTGGGCCCGGGACCGTCGGCGAACCAGCAGCCCCAATGCCGGGCATCCCATGAGTGCCTTCGCGGGTGCGCTAGGCGTACGTCTCGACAAGCGCGGTGTGTATGTTCTGAACCCGGGGGGCCGCGAACCTGCCGCCGAGGATCTGGAGCATGCGCTGAGACTGGCGCGCACCACCGTGTTCGTGGCCGTGGTGGCCCTGATGCTGCCTGGACCGCGCAGAGGTCACGCTGCGGGAGGCCGGAAATGA
- a CDS encoding cobyrinate a,c-diamide synthase yields the protein MKRIVLAAPHSGSGKTTVASLLCLALRHWGLRVQPFKLGPDYLDPTHLGRAAGRAARNLDSFLLPPSRLSELFARAAAQADVSVLEGVMGLYDGRSPLSDEHSTADLARLLDAPVVLVIDAGGMARTVAAIASGLRDFGAGVHVAGVILNRVGSERHAELCEAALAQVGLPVLGFVTRDEALHLPSRHLGLLSAEQASWDEGAALNAARHLRLDDILSAAQAPPLPAAQVQAPAQPVARIGYALDEAFHFYYPDALDELREAGAELVPFSPLRDPELPAGIGGLLLGGGYPEAHAAQLSANVSMRQSVRAFAASGRPVVGECGGLMYLAESLQDLEGQTHEQCGVIPYRTRMQGRLTLGYRDATALHDTPLAPGGSTLRGHEFHYSALMHEPTRPAYRWTAHDGSEVLEGYAHGNVLASYLHLHYAADPATARRLVMACLPEARP from the coding sequence GTGAAACGCATTGTGCTGGCCGCGCCTCACTCGGGCAGCGGCAAGACCACCGTCGCGTCGTTGCTGTGTCTGGCGCTGAGGCACTGGGGGCTGCGCGTGCAGCCGTTCAAGCTGGGTCCTGACTACCTGGACCCAACCCATCTGGGCCGCGCGGCAGGCAGAGCGGCCCGCAACCTCGACTCGTTCCTGCTGCCTCCTTCTAGGCTCAGCGAGCTGTTTGCCCGGGCAGCCGCGCAGGCCGACGTCAGTGTGCTCGAGGGCGTCATGGGCCTGTATGACGGCCGCAGTCCGCTGAGTGACGAGCATTCCACGGCTGATCTGGCGCGGTTGCTGGACGCCCCGGTAGTTCTGGTGATCGACGCCGGCGGAATGGCCCGGACCGTGGCAGCCATCGCCTCCGGTCTGCGGGATTTCGGTGCCGGGGTTCACGTCGCGGGCGTGATCCTCAACCGGGTGGGCAGTGAACGTCACGCCGAGCTGTGCGAGGCCGCGCTGGCCCAGGTCGGGTTGCCGGTGCTGGGCTTCGTGACCCGGGATGAGGCGCTGCATCTGCCTTCACGGCACCTGGGGCTGCTCAGCGCCGAGCAGGCCAGCTGGGACGAAGGGGCGGCCCTGAACGCCGCCCGGCACCTCCGGCTGGACGACATATTGAGCGCTGCACAGGCGCCGCCCCTGCCGGCGGCCCAGGTTCAGGCCCCTGCGCAGCCGGTGGCCCGGATCGGTTATGCCCTTGACGAAGCCTTTCATTTCTACTACCCCGATGCCCTGGACGAACTACGGGAGGCCGGCGCAGAGCTGGTGCCGTTCAGTCCACTGCGCGACCCGGAGCTGCCTGCCGGCATCGGCGGCCTGCTGCTGGGCGGCGGCTACCCGGAGGCCCACGCAGCGCAGCTCTCGGCGAACGTGTCCATGCGCCAGAGCGTCCGGGCCTTTGCGGCGTCCGGACGACCGGTGGTCGGCGAGTGCGGGGGGCTGATGTACCTCGCCGAGTCGCTGCAGGACCTTGAAGGGCAGACCCATGAGCAGTGCGGGGTCATTCCCTACCGCACCCGCATGCAGGGCCGCCTGACACTGGGGTACCGCGACGCCACCGCCCTGCACGACACGCCCCTGGCGCCTGGGGGCTCGACCCTGCGTGGGCACGAATTTCACTACAGCGCGCTGATGCACGAACCCACCCGCCCGGCCTACCGCTGGACGGCCCACGACGGCAGCGAGGTTCTCGAAGGCTACGCCCATGGCAATGTACTGGCCAGCTACCTGCACCTGCATTACGCGGCTGACCCCGCAACGGCCCGGCGGCTGGTCATGGCCTGCCTACCAGAGGCCAGGCCATGA
- a CDS encoding VWA domain-containing protein, translated as MSPQVQYPLSAVAHQPELLLALSLLAVAPELGGVLIRGDRGAAKSTAARGLASLLPARPEGEAAPFVNLPLGASEDRVVGSLDLHAALRGEARLRSGLIAAAHGGVLYIDEVNLLPDHLVDVLLDAAAMGVHRVQRDGLSVEQHARFALVGSMNPEEGALRPQFLDRFGLCVDVQAPREAAQRAEIMRRRMAFEADPDGFLATWQPQETALRERLHAARQWLPGVTLPDALLTVIATLSAESGVRSLRADLVLHRAARALAALEGRAQVHEDDLHQVAPLVLIHRRDPRLPPLPPPPSRPPPPEPPSAHSEPPEAEPEGSSDQHSAPDAQEASDTQAAPEAPEDVLPPTPGSAPVRLAALPAAGRHPDGGTQGRVVRAAPDSQTSSLALPDTLRAALLRSGGKPFELSRADFHTPVHEERGGRRVLFVADTSGSMGVQGRMGAVKGAMLAVLEQQARRDRVALITFRATGAVRALEWTADATLAEAAITAVPTGGRTPLAHALVLAREVLANEPGAELVLFTDGRANVALSPQGDAWADALEAARALDGVPALVVDTEAGHVRLGRARALAEVLGARLQPLSPTPVGAL; from the coding sequence ATGAGCCCACAGGTCCAGTACCCGCTGAGTGCGGTGGCGCACCAGCCCGAACTGCTGCTGGCGCTCTCGCTGCTGGCAGTGGCCCCGGAACTGGGCGGCGTCCTGATCCGGGGCGACCGCGGCGCAGCCAAAAGTACCGCTGCGCGTGGTCTGGCGTCGTTGCTGCCCGCACGCCCGGAGGGCGAAGCCGCGCCGTTCGTCAACCTGCCCCTGGGCGCCAGTGAAGACCGGGTGGTGGGCAGCCTGGACCTGCACGCCGCACTGCGCGGCGAGGCCCGGCTCAGGAGCGGCCTGATCGCCGCTGCCCACGGCGGCGTGCTGTATATCGACGAGGTCAACCTGCTCCCCGACCATCTGGTGGACGTCCTGCTGGACGCCGCCGCCATGGGCGTGCACCGGGTGCAGCGTGACGGCCTGAGCGTCGAGCAGCACGCCCGCTTTGCCCTGGTGGGCAGCATGAATCCCGAAGAGGGGGCGCTGCGGCCTCAGTTTCTGGACCGCTTTGGCCTGTGCGTGGATGTCCAGGCACCACGGGAAGCGGCGCAGCGCGCGGAAATCATGCGCCGGCGCATGGCTTTCGAGGCGGACCCGGACGGTTTTCTGGCCACCTGGCAGCCGCAGGAGACTGCCCTGCGTGAGCGGCTGCACGCAGCCCGGCAGTGGCTGCCGGGAGTCACCCTGCCGGACGCCCTGCTCACGGTAATCGCCACCCTCAGTGCCGAGTCCGGTGTGCGGAGCCTGCGTGCCGATCTGGTCCTGCACCGTGCGGCGAGGGCTCTGGCCGCGCTGGAGGGACGCGCGCAGGTCCACGAAGATGACCTGCATCAGGTGGCTCCGCTGGTTCTGATCCACCGCCGAGACCCCCGCCTGCCACCGCTGCCGCCTCCCCCGTCCCGGCCACCCCCGCCTGAACCGCCCTCCGCCCACAGCGAGCCGCCCGAGGCCGAACCCGAAGGGAGCAGCGACCAACACTCCGCACCGGACGCTCAGGAAGCCTCAGATACACAGGCAGCTCCAGAAGCACCGGAAGACGTTCTGCCTCCAACACCCGGAAGTGCTCCGGTGCGTCTGGCTGCCCTTCCAGCCGCGGGCCGGCACCCGGATGGCGGGACCCAGGGACGGGTGGTGAGAGCTGCGCCTGATTCGCAGACCAGCAGCCTGGCCCTGCCTGACACCCTTCGCGCTGCCCTGCTGCGCAGCGGCGGGAAGCCGTTTGAGCTGTCCCGCGCCGATTTCCACACACCGGTCCACGAGGAGCGTGGAGGTCGGCGGGTGCTGTTTGTCGCCGACACCAGCGGCAGCATGGGCGTGCAGGGCCGTATGGGCGCGGTTAAAGGCGCCATGCTGGCAGTGCTGGAGCAACAGGCGCGGCGCGACCGGGTGGCCCTGATCACCTTCCGTGCGACGGGAGCGGTGCGGGCGCTTGAATGGACTGCCGACGCCACGCTGGCCGAGGCCGCAATCACGGCAGTCCCGACCGGAGGCCGCACTCCGCTGGCTCACGCGCTGGTCCTGGCGCGCGAGGTTCTGGCGAACGAACCGGGCGCCGAACTGGTGCTGTTCACTGATGGCCGGGCGAACGTAGCGCTCTCGCCACAAGGTGACGCCTGGGCCGACGCGCTGGAAGCCGCCCGCGCCCTGGATGGTGTTCCAGCACTGGTCGTGGACACCGAAGCCGGGCATGTGCGGCTGGGCCGCGCACGAGCCCTGGCCGAAGTGCTGGGCGCGCGCCTGCAGCCACTCTCACCCACGCCAGTGGGGGCCCTGTGA
- the cobN gene encoding cobaltochelatase subunit CobN — MTRPGASRQRVQRADGRTINVARRRGHLSYCFHGCCCGRTDKGYVAAPVDTYKDEWTRRKIRNQVHLTKAGCLGPCALSNVAHLVFDGHDVWFHSVNDAWLVVAIFDYIGAMLAADGFLSPPPELLEYTFNYYTWDAASALPMAGRTDPDVAVSQPPDALSGVAFLTHADTDLLNLRAAQETLPDDFGPVTGVPLGGVRSEAQMATLLSGEVGRAQVVLVRIHGKFSAVPGAELLLAHARKAGQALLLVSGTGEPDAELAALSLAPAHTLDTARTYLAASGWQNTRELLVSLSDTLRLTAYGAAPPLALPEHGVYHPELPENATLADWHQRRDPARPAVGVLFYRAHALSGNTGFIDALVGALEETGADALPIFTTSLKDVDAHGDPKAFGLLRGEVDAVISTLSFAMADVQAGEITAAGENVGALARLDVPVVQGLTSGGARGPWETSSRGLSPLDTAMNVALPEFDGRIIGVPFAFKEQDGVARRLAADPERAARLAGITVRLAALRHKPNAEKRIAFVFTNSTAKASQVGNAVGLDSTASLLQVLHALKADGYTVADLPATSDELMHRLIERTSYDTTLLTPSQLAQAAARVPAATYEQWFAELPDTMQRRMRQQWGAPPGEAYVHDGSLALAGLHFGNVFVALQPPRGYGMDPDVIYHTPDLPPTHHYLALYRWLREPTQLGGFGADAMVHVGKHGTLEWLPGKGVGLSEKCFPDAVLGDLPLFYPFVINDPGEGTQAKRRAHATILDHLPPPLTRADTYGPLAELAALVDEYYQLELLDPSKLPLLQGQIWDLVQQADLGTDLGSMLRRDHGDHVHEWDEDYTEEGVPVTLSEMNGADVAHLLEDIDGYLCELGAAQIRGGLHTLGLPPQGEALAEMLRALTRLSNAEVPGLNAGLCEVLGLDLNRLLDAPGERFEAPAVLDSLAGRPVQTHGDALEVLDELALHLYQALADHDFDLQATGEVLAHTLGERDNYGPLPLTLKYVCEALKPNLDATTAEITHLLAGLSGHYVPAGPSGAPSRGQAHILPTGRNFYAVDPRALPSQAAWTVGSQLAREVLSRHQRETGAYPEHVAISVWGTSNMRTQGDDIAEIFALLGVRPVWHPQSRRLDGVELIPLSELGRPRIDVTVRISGFFRDALPHLISRLDEAFALAMHADEDPEQNYPRKHFLADLEGRLQDLPPEEAEARAAYRVFGSAPGTYGAGILDLIHEGNWQGEEDFAQVFVNWGGYAYTAAEQGTDAREDFRARLSQTQLVLHNQDNREHDIFDSDDYLQFFGGMIASVRHLSGAQPRGYFGDSANPERARVRDLKEESLRVYRSRVVNPKWLDGIRQHGYKGGLEQTATVDYLFGFDATAGIAHDFMYEGIAQAYALDPVNQAFLRDSNPWALNAIATRLLEAEGRGLWSPEPATLAALQGLLVESEGLLEDRGETARVSG, encoded by the coding sequence ATGACACGCCCGGGCGCATCCCGCCAGCGGGTTCAGCGGGCCGACGGCCGGACCATCAACGTGGCGCGCCGGCGCGGGCACCTGAGCTACTGCTTTCACGGCTGCTGCTGTGGCCGCACCGACAAGGGCTACGTGGCTGCGCCCGTGGATACCTACAAGGACGAGTGGACCCGGCGCAAGATTCGCAATCAGGTTCACCTGACCAAGGCCGGCTGCCTGGGTCCCTGCGCGCTGTCGAACGTGGCCCATCTGGTTTTCGACGGGCACGACGTGTGGTTTCACTCGGTCAACGACGCCTGGCTGGTTGTGGCGATCTTCGACTACATCGGCGCCATGCTGGCGGCCGACGGGTTTCTGTCGCCGCCCCCGGAACTGCTGGAATACACCTTCAACTACTACACCTGGGACGCGGCCAGCGCCCTGCCCATGGCCGGACGCACGGATCCTGACGTGGCGGTCTCGCAGCCACCGGACGCCCTGTCAGGCGTGGCGTTCCTGACGCACGCTGATACCGACCTGCTGAACCTGCGTGCGGCCCAGGAAACCCTGCCGGACGATTTCGGTCCGGTCACCGGTGTCCCGCTGGGCGGCGTGCGCAGCGAGGCCCAGATGGCCACCCTGCTGTCCGGCGAGGTCGGGCGCGCGCAGGTGGTGCTGGTCCGTATTCACGGCAAATTCAGCGCGGTGCCGGGCGCTGAGCTGCTGCTGGCGCACGCGCGCAAGGCCGGTCAGGCGCTGCTGCTGGTCAGTGGGACCGGCGAGCCAGACGCCGAACTTGCCGCGCTGAGCCTCGCGCCAGCCCACACGCTGGACACCGCCAGGACTTACCTCGCGGCCAGCGGCTGGCAGAACACCCGTGAGCTGCTGGTTTCGCTGTCCGACACCCTGCGCCTGACCGCTTACGGCGCCGCCCCGCCCCTGGCCCTCCCGGAACACGGCGTCTATCACCCGGAGCTGCCCGAAAACGCCACGCTGGCGGACTGGCATCAGCGCCGCGACCCGGCCCGGCCGGCGGTTGGCGTGCTGTTCTACCGCGCTCACGCCCTGAGCGGCAACACCGGCTTCATCGACGCGCTGGTGGGGGCACTCGAGGAGACCGGGGCAGACGCCCTGCCGATCTTTACCACCAGCCTCAAGGACGTGGACGCACACGGCGATCCCAAAGCGTTCGGGCTGCTGCGTGGCGAGGTGGACGCCGTGATTTCCACGCTGTCGTTTGCCATGGCAGACGTTCAGGCGGGCGAAATCACGGCCGCCGGGGAGAACGTGGGGGCGCTCGCCCGCCTGGACGTGCCGGTCGTGCAGGGGTTGACCAGTGGTGGAGCGCGTGGACCATGGGAGACCAGCTCGCGTGGCCTGAGCCCGCTGGACACCGCTATGAACGTGGCCCTGCCCGAGTTCGACGGGCGGATCATCGGCGTGCCGTTCGCCTTCAAGGAGCAGGACGGCGTCGCCCGGCGGCTGGCGGCCGATCCGGAGCGCGCCGCCCGGCTGGCCGGCATCACCGTTCGGCTCGCGGCTCTGCGGCACAAACCCAACGCGGAAAAAAGAATCGCATTCGTGTTCACCAACAGCACCGCCAAGGCCTCGCAGGTCGGCAACGCGGTGGGGCTGGATTCGACAGCCTCGCTGCTGCAGGTGCTGCACGCCCTGAAGGCGGACGGCTACACAGTCGCCGACCTGCCCGCCACGTCCGATGAGCTGATGCACCGCCTGATCGAGCGCACCAGTTACGACACCACCCTGCTGACCCCATCGCAGCTGGCTCAGGCGGCCGCCCGCGTTCCGGCGGCGACCTACGAGCAGTGGTTCGCGGAACTGCCCGACACGATGCAGCGGCGCATGCGCCAGCAGTGGGGCGCGCCTCCCGGGGAAGCCTATGTACACGACGGCTCGCTGGCGCTGGCGGGGCTGCACTTCGGCAACGTCTTCGTGGCGCTGCAGCCCCCGCGTGGTTACGGCATGGATCCGGACGTCATCTACCACACGCCGGACCTACCGCCTACCCATCATTACCTTGCCCTGTACCGCTGGCTGCGCGAGCCCACCCAGCTGGGAGGTTTCGGGGCCGACGCCATGGTTCATGTCGGCAAGCACGGCACCCTGGAATGGCTGCCTGGCAAGGGCGTGGGACTCAGCGAGAAGTGCTTCCCGGACGCCGTGCTGGGTGACCTGCCGCTGTTCTACCCTTTTGTGATCAACGATCCCGGCGAGGGCACCCAGGCCAAACGCCGCGCGCACGCCACCATCCTGGACCACCTGCCGCCCCCCCTGACCCGGGCCGATACCTACGGTCCGCTGGCCGAACTGGCGGCACTGGTGGACGAGTACTACCAGCTCGAACTGCTCGACCCCAGCAAACTGCCGCTGCTGCAGGGCCAGATCTGGGACCTGGTGCAGCAGGCGGACCTGGGCACGGACCTGGGCAGCATGCTTCGGCGCGACCATGGCGACCACGTGCACGAATGGGACGAGGACTACACCGAGGAAGGCGTGCCGGTGACCCTCAGTGAAATGAACGGCGCCGACGTGGCGCACCTTCTGGAAGACATCGACGGCTACCTGTGCGAACTGGGCGCGGCGCAGATCCGGGGCGGCCTGCATACCCTGGGCCTGCCTCCGCAGGGAGAGGCGCTGGCTGAGATGCTGCGCGCGCTGACCCGGCTGTCCAATGCCGAAGTGCCGGGCCTGAACGCCGGCCTGTGCGAGGTCCTGGGGCTCGACCTGAACCGTCTGCTGGACGCCCCTGGTGAGCGCTTCGAAGCTCCGGCGGTTCTAGATTCACTGGCTGGCCGGCCGGTCCAGACCCACGGCGACGCGCTGGAAGTCCTGGACGAACTTGCCCTGCACCTGTACCAGGCGCTGGCTGACCATGACTTCGACCTGCAGGCGACCGGGGAGGTGCTGGCCCATACCCTGGGGGAACGGGACAACTATGGCCCCCTGCCCCTGACCCTGAAGTACGTCTGCGAGGCTCTCAAACCCAACCTGGACGCCACCACCGCCGAGATCACACATCTGCTCGCCGGGCTCTCCGGGCATTACGTGCCAGCAGGACCGAGCGGCGCTCCGTCGCGCGGGCAGGCACACATCCTGCCCACCGGACGCAACTTCTATGCGGTGGACCCGCGGGCCCTGCCGTCACAGGCAGCGTGGACCGTCGGCAGCCAGCTGGCGCGCGAGGTGCTGTCACGCCACCAGCGCGAAACCGGCGCCTACCCCGAACATGTGGCGATCAGCGTGTGGGGCACCAGCAACATGCGCACCCAGGGCGACGACATCGCCGAAATTTTTGCTCTGCTGGGCGTGCGCCCGGTGTGGCACCCGCAGAGCCGCCGCCTGGACGGCGTGGAGCTGATTCCGCTCTCCGAGCTGGGCCGGCCGCGCATCGACGTGACGGTGCGGATCAGCGGCTTTTTCCGTGACGCCTTGCCGCACCTGATCTCGCGGCTGGACGAAGCCTTCGCACTCGCCATGCACGCCGACGAGGACCCGGAGCAGAATTATCCGCGCAAGCACTTCCTGGCTGATCTGGAAGGCCGCCTGCAGGACCTGCCGCCGGAGGAGGCCGAAGCACGCGCGGCCTACCGGGTGTTCGGCAGCGCGCCGGGCACGTACGGGGCCGGCATCCTCGACCTGATTCACGAAGGCAACTGGCAGGGAGAGGAGGACTTCGCGCAGGTGTTTGTCAACTGGGGCGGCTACGCCTACACGGCCGCCGAGCAGGGCACCGACGCCCGGGAGGACTTCCGGGCGCGCCTCTCGCAGACGCAGCTGGTGCTGCACAACCAGGACAACCGCGAGCACGACATTTTCGACAGCGACGATTACCTGCAGTTCTTCGGCGGCATGATCGCCTCGGTGCGCCACCTCAGCGGCGCGCAGCCGCGCGGCTACTTCGGCGACAGCGCCAACCCCGAGCGGGCCCGCGTGCGTGACCTGAAGGAAGAATCGCTGCGGGTGTACCGCTCGCGGGTGGTGAATCCCAAATGGCTCGACGGCATCCGGCAGCATGGTTACAAGGGCGGGCTGGAGCAGACGGCCACCGTGGACTACCTGTTCGGCTTCGACGCTACAGCCGGGATTGCGCATGACTTCATGTACGAGGGCATCGCGCAGGCTTACGCGCTCGATCCGGTCAACCAGGCCTTTTTGCGAGACAGCAACCCCTGGGCGCTGAACGCCATCGCCACCCGGCTGCTGGAAGCCGAGGGGCGCGGGCTGTGGAGTCCGGAGCCCGCAACGCTGGCGGCCCTGCAGGGCCTGCTGGTGGAAAGTGAAGGTCTGCTGGAAGACCGCGGCGAAACAGCGCGGGTGAGCGGATGA
- a CDS encoding nitroreductase family protein: protein MTAPWAADREALWRVLHARRDHRHFRPDPVAAEALERVLDAFRVAPSVGLSQPWHVTVVRSARLRDAAYQSFAGVRTREQERFGGERRALYDTLKLEGIREAPVGLVVSFVPPESATLGTTSLPAALEYSVVSAITLTWPPRLRAWVWAGSAWWSREICTRHWTSPPTCGPWLTCAWATRPWISKSLCCKP, encoded by the coding sequence ATGACCGCCCCCTGGGCAGCGGACCGGGAAGCCCTGTGGCGGGTCCTGCATGCCCGGCGCGACCACCGGCATTTCCGGCCTGATCCGGTGGCCGCTGAGGCGCTGGAACGGGTTCTAGACGCGTTTCGCGTGGCGCCCAGCGTGGGACTGAGCCAGCCCTGGCATGTCACCGTGGTGCGCAGCGCCCGGTTGCGCGACGCCGCCTACCAGAGTTTCGCTGGCGTCCGCACCCGCGAGCAGGAGCGTTTCGGCGGAGAGAGGCGCGCCCTGTACGACACCCTGAAGCTTGAGGGCATCCGGGAGGCGCCGGTCGGTCTGGTCGTGAGCTTCGTGCCGCCGGAATCCGCCACCCTGGGAACCACCTCCCTGCCGGCGGCGCTGGAGTACAGCGTGGTCAGCGCCATCACCCTGACCTGGCCGCCACGGCTGAGGGCCTGGGTATGGGCTGGGTCAGCCTGGTGGAGCCGGGAGATCTGCACGCGGCACTGGACATCCCCGCCCACCTGCGGCCCCTGGCTTACCTGTGCCTGGGCCACCCGGCCCTGGATCTCAAAGAGCCTCTGCTGCAAACCGTAG
- a CDS encoding HoxN/HupN/NixA family nickel/cobalt transporter translates to MIATLALVFMLGMRHGMDADHLAAIDGFARLRPSRWTGVLFGLGHGLVVTVLALVASSLGDHFGLDWLAPYLFLGVAALNLWRLVWPVPHSHAPARSLLALGPFVVGLLLAVGMETSSQLAALSMAQSVPPLLLGLTFTLGMTLADGADGLLAAQLQRGRNADPARAALASRVMGWMVVALSLAFALAGFTHVDLGEVAAPLGMAVFVMLLALRVWSRLTPRQQGVA, encoded by the coding sequence ATGATCGCCACCCTGGCCCTAGTGTTCATGCTGGGCATGCGGCACGGTATGGACGCCGACCACCTGGCGGCCATCGACGGATTTGCGCGCCTGCGTCCCAGCCGCTGGACCGGCGTGCTGTTCGGGCTGGGCCACGGGCTGGTCGTTACGGTGCTGGCCCTGGTCGCCAGCAGCCTGGGAGACCATTTCGGCCTGGACTGGCTCGCGCCGTACCTGTTTTTGGGTGTGGCCGCGCTGAACCTGTGGCGGCTCGTGTGGCCGGTTCCTCATAGCCACGCCCCGGCCCGCTCCCTGCTGGCACTGGGGCCGTTCGTGGTGGGGCTGCTGCTGGCCGTGGGCATGGAAACGAGCTCTCAGCTCGCGGCCCTGTCGATGGCCCAGAGCGTGCCGCCACTGCTGCTGGGCCTGACCTTCACGCTGGGCATGACCCTGGCGGACGGCGCCGACGGCCTGCTGGCGGCCCAGCTACAACGCGGCCGGAACGCCGACCCCGCCCGCGCCGCCCTGGCCTCCCGGGTCATGGGCTGGATGGTCGTTGCGCTGTCCCTGGCGTTCGCCCTGGCCGGCTTCACGCACGTGGACCTAGGCGAAGTGGCCGCGCCGCTGGGCATGGCCGTCTTCGTCATGCTCCTGGCCCTGCGGGTGTGGAGCCGCCTGACTCCGCGGCAGCAGGGCGTGGCATGA